One window of the Procambarus clarkii isolate CNS0578487 chromosome 27, FALCON_Pclarkii_2.0, whole genome shotgun sequence genome contains the following:
- the LOC138369236 gene encoding tigger transposable element-derived protein 1-like: protein MSSKKQPAKAGVCKGKKEAITVEVKKEIIAKHERGIRVVDLAREYGRAPSTISTILKGKDKYKTLDVAKEVSKLTSKRPKLLEDVERLLLVWMNERQLHGDCVSEAIVCAKARMLYVDLVRKIPGASSQDEEVFRASRGWFENFKKRSGIHSVVGHGEAASSDKGAAEAFVPEFQKFVDQEQFLPQQVFNCDETGLFWKKLTKRTYITQEEQSLPGHKPMKDRLTLVLCANASGDCKVKPLLVYHSENPRVFKAFKVHKTRLNVMWRSNKRSWVTQIFFSEWVNDVFGTTVRNYLVDKQLPLKALLVLDNAPAHPRQLQDDLFPENQFITIKFLPPNTTPLLQPMDQQVIANFKKLFMKALLERCVHVIDTTELTLRQFWKEQFNIMGALRLIDKAWEGVSRRTLHSAWRNLWPEGVPERDFEGFGPAPASASAPVDDPEALLVDDIVALGHTLGLEVDAADVQELVEEHSDELTTKELLELQKELVQQEVQELSSGEEEVCEDAIPSSEIRDVLDMFEKVTAFAEKHHPDKAVTTRCVNLFNDNVLSRFRDILKRRQVTSASDTRYGQWTGWEETC from the coding sequence ATGTCGTCCAAGAAGCAGCCTGCGAAAGCAGGAGTttgcaaggggaagaaagaggcaaTCACTGTGGAAGTGAAGAAAGAGATCATAGCAAAGCACGAGCGTGGTATTCGTGTGGTTGATCTTGCCAGGGAGTATGGCAGGGCTCCCTCAACAATATCCACCATACTGAAGGGCAAGGATAAATATAAGACGCTTGACGTGGCCAAAGAAGTTAGCAAGCTCACCAGCAAACGTCCAAAACTCCTGGAAGATGTGGAACGGCTACTGCTGGTGTGGATGAATGAACGACAATTGCATGGCGATTGTGTCTCTGAAGCTATCGTTTGCGCTAAGGCTAGGATGCTGTATGTGGACCTTGTCAGGAAGATACCAGGTGCGTCGTCTCAAGATGAGGAGGTATTTAGGGCAAGCCGTGGCTGGTTTGAGAACTTTAAGAAAAGGAGTGGTATACACAGTGTTGTGggacatggggaggctgccagctctgataaaggTGCTGCTGAGGCTTTTGTGCCAGAGTTCCAGAAATTTGTTGATCAGGAGCAGTTTCTGCCACAACAAGTTTTCAATTGTGACGAGACCGGCCTTTTTTGGAAAAAACTGACGAAGAGGACCTACATCACGCAAGAGGAACAATCATTGCCTGGCCACAAACCGATGAAGGATCGCCTTACTCTCGTGCTCTGCGCCAATGCAAGTGGCGATTGCAAGGTCAAGCCGCTGCTCGTCTATCACTCAGAAAATCCACGTGTGTTCAAGGCGTTTAAGGTTCACAAGACACGGCTGAATGTGATGTGGAGGTCGAACAAGAGGTCCTGGGTCACGCAGATCTTCTTTAGTGAGTGGGTAAATGACGTTTTCGGCACCACAGTGAGAAATTATCTCGTCGACAAGCAGTTACCACTCAAGGCCTTGCTTGTGCTCGATAATGCACCTGCGCATCCTCGCCAACTGCAAGATGATCTGTTCCCTGAAAATCAGTTTATCACCATCAAGTTTCTTCCTCCAAACACCACGCCACTCCTCCAACCCATGGATcagcaggtcattgctaattttAAGAAGCTCTTTATGAAGGCCTTGTTGGAGAGATGTGTTCATGTGATTGACACCACAGAGCTGACCCTCAGACAATTCTGGAAGGAGCAGTTCAATATCATGGGGGCCTTGCGTTTGATAGATAAGGCCTGGGAAGGGGTGTCACGGAGAACCCTACACTCTGCATGGCGAAACCTGTGGCCTGAGGGTGTCCCTGAGCGAGACTTCGAAGGTTTCGGTCCTGCACCTGCATCTGCATCCGCACCTGTGGATGACCCGGAGGCTCTTTTAGTGGATGATATTGTCGCTCTGGGACACACACTGGGTCTGGAGGTGGATGCCGCTGATGtgcaggagttggtggaggaGCACAGTGATGAACTGACCACCAAGGAACTCCTGGAACTGCAGAAAgagctggtgcaacaggaggtACAGGAGCTCTCATCGGGGGAGGAGGAGGTCTGCGAGGATGCTATCCCATCTAGTGAGATCAGGGACGTGCTGGACATGTTCGAAAAGGTGACAGCATTTGCGGAAAAGCATCACCCTGATAAGGCGGTGACAACACGGTGCGTGAACCTGTTTAATGACAATGTGCTGTCTCGATTTAGGGACATCCTCAAACGAAGACAAGTGACAAGTGCAAGTGACACGCGATATGGTCAGTGGACAGGGTGGGAAGAGACGTGCTAG